The region ATAGACTCCTGCGAGGGAggccagtggctcaggcctattcCTCTGCCACCACCACTGGAGTGCCCTCCCCTCAACAGGCCCCTCTGAAGGGACAGCCCAGGGAAGCAACATCCTTAGAGCCTAGTGAATCTATCATGGTGCTGAGGGCTCACACACTGAACCACTGAAGTCACAGCACCCAGCAAGGTGGGTGGAAAGTGAGGCTCAAAGAGAAGTGACTTGACTGGGGTCACCCAGTAAGTGACAAAGCTGGGATGTGAACCCAGGCCAGTGGGACTCCAGAAACTGGCCCTCTTCCGTCTCTACCCTTCAAAGTACCCCATATAGGGTGTTGGGGCAGAAGGAAGCCCCCTCCCCTGCAGACGGATTGGAAGGGAGTGGGTTTGGGATGAGGATGGGGTACAAATGTTTCCTTCAGGGGCTCAGCTGTAGAGAGctcatctcatttaaaaaataaaaactgggccaggcacaagtggctcatgcctggaatcccagcactttgggaggccaagacacgaGGATCGCTTCAGCACAGGAGTTGGAGAAGGCCTGGGTGActtagtgagaccccgtctctacaaaaataaaattagctgtgcatggtggtgcacgcctgtagagAGGCTGGGCCAGAGGCAAGCCCTAGGGGGCTTCCAGGGGCTGATTTGGAAGAAGGAAGCCCTGCtgtcccaggccccagcccctggccCACACCACCTCATCCCCGACCTGCCCCCTTCCCCGCTGCCCCACCTCACAACACTCCATGGCACTGCCCAGGTGGCCCAGCAGGCGATAGGCCACGGCCATGTGGTACTGGCTCATGGCCCGGTACTTCAGGCTCCAGCCTTTGCCATAGTTGTTGACAAGCTCTGCCGCCTTGCAGGGGAAGAACAGGGCTTTCTCGTAGTCCTGCAGGGGACATGGAATGGAAGGAGGCAAACTGAGTGGCAGAGGCTGCCCCAAGTCAAGGGCTCCTGGGCTAGGTTTCTCTAACAGCAGGTAGGGGCAGGGGGCCCGAGTGTCTGCTCATTCATTGTGACATCCAGGACAAGAGTGGCCCGGTAGAGGGAACAGCCAGCGCAAAGGTGTCGCTCCGTGGACTCAGGGATTCTCATCTGGTTTGTGACGCATCCCAAGAGCCTAGCACAGTTCTTGGCACTTGGTagatgcacaataaatatttgttgagtgaatgaatgaaaagacaagaaaatacaGTTGGCTTCTCTTTTCTCCCAATGCCAAATGGGCTCCTCAGCTTCAGAGATGCACAGGGATGGGAGATACCAGATCCCTCCACTAGAGCTTGCCTGCTGGCACCCGGAAGCAGGTGTTCACTGAAGCTCAGTGGCAGACTGGCAGCACAACAGGCTCAAAAGAACATCAGACAGACTCAGCGAGGCGATGCAACCATTGGCTTGTACTTTCTCCTCAAGCTTCCAAATGCATTTTCTACCTGCCCATGGTCAGCTGATGACCTCGCCTCAACTCCacgaggaaaaggaagaaaatcagggAGAAGCTCCTTCCCCTCCTGTCTCCACCAGATCTCCCATCTCCGCACCTCTGCTCCCACGCTCCCTGCCTCCTTTCCTGTCACTGTGGAGGATGGCTCCTGTTCCCATCAAATGCCAGCCCCCGATGAGCAGTCTCTGCATCGTCAGGTTCTCTTTCTACAGAATCTTTCCCATCCACGTGCAAACATGTCTGGCATTTctcatctcatttaaaaaataaaaactgggccaggcacagtggttcacgcctggaatcccagcactttgggaggccaagacaggaggatcgcttgagcacaggagttggagaatggcctgggcaacttagtgagaccctgtctctacaaaaataaaatcagctgtgcatggtggtgcacgcctgtagttccaagctactcaagaggctgaggtgggagaatcacttgagcacaggaggtcgaggatacggtgagctgagattgcaccactgcactccagcctgggtgacagaggcagactctgtctcacaaaaaaaaaaaaaaaaaaaaaaagaaaagaaaagaaggaaagaaaaaagaaaactaacccACCTTCTCTTGACGTCATTTCCCTTCAGCTAAAGCCCCATTtcactgttctttttcaaggtaaaTCTATTTGAtctttcacttaatatttaaCAAGCAGCTCCAAGTTAACATGACCAAAAGAGAAGTGTCAATAACCCCCCCAAAAAACCCTTTTCCTAATATGCCTTATTACATACTTTTAAATTTGAAGCCATATAAATGTTTTAcaggttaaaaaattaaatttaatttgaaaaatacctaaaaatagaaaatggaggtcaggtgcaatggctcatgtctgtaatcccagcactcggggaagctgagttgggagaacagcttgaggccaggagttcaagatcaacctgggcaacattgcaagaccactgtctctataaaaaatttaaaaattagccagatgtggaagaatgtgcctgtagtcccagctactcaggaagctgaggagggaggatcgcttgaacacaggagttttaggttacagtgaaccgtgattgagccactgcactccatcctgggtgacagagcaagatcctgtctcaaaaaaaacaaaaacaaacaaacaaacaaaaacctaaggctgggtgcagtggctcatgcctgtaatcccagcactttgggaggccgaggtgggcagatcacgaagtcaggagatcgagaccatcctggctaatatggtgaaaccccatctccactaaaatacaaaaaaactagccaggtgtggtgacaagtgcctgtggtcccagctacttgggaggctgaggcaggagaatcacttgaatctgggagacagaggttgcagtgagccgagattgcgccactgcactccagcctgggcaacagagcaagacactgtctcaaaaaaaaaaaaaaaagtaaataaatgtccCTAACTGTGTGTCATATTActacaaccacacacacaaataattattttggccaggcgcagtggcttatgcctgtaatcccagcactttgggaggccgaggtgggtggactacaaggtcaagagatccagaccatcctggctaacatggtgaaaccccgtctctactagaaatacacacacaaaaaaaattagcggggcgtggtggcaggcgcctgtagtcccagctactcgggaggctgaggcaggagaatggcgtgaacctgggaggcggagggtgcagtggccgagatcgtgccactgcactccagcctgggtgacagagtaagactccgtctctaaaaaaaaatatgtatattatttcaATGACTTTGGAACAAAAGTACTCAATTTACCCATAGTGGGATATATTacaaaaacaaggctgggcacagtggctcacaccggtaatcccagcactttgggaggctgaagcgggtggatcaccaggtcaagagattgagaccatcctggccaacatggtgaaaccccgttctctactaaaaatacagaaaattagctgggcatagtggcgtgtgccggtagtcccagctactcggaaggctgagccaggagaattgcttgaacccgggaggcagaagttgcagtgagccgagattgagccactgcactccagcctaggcaacagagcaagactgtctcaaaaaaaaaaaaaaaaaaaaaaaaagccaaaagaacAGCAAATAAATCTTAAACTTCATTCAGTTGTCTTTATTTTCTAGAGTAATATTGGTATTGTCTTTTGGAATTATTTTACGTATTTTGTAGGgtaaagcaaatatttaattATGTGGTTAGAAACTAAGATTTTTCATCTAAGAGAAAAGACAATCAAGTTTAAAATAAGTTAAGGAGAGCTCCTGAAACATTAGATTTGAATTGGAAATGTCAGTATAAACTTCAGTTATTCTGATAACTGAAAAGATTTAGAAGCACGGATATCCCACTAGCAATGAACACCCCACAAGCCCAcacttgggctttttttttctctctcacacagggtcttgctctgttgcccaggctggagtgcagtggagcactcatggctcactgcagcctcaaactcctgggcttaagcgatcctcccgcctcagcctcctgagtagctgaaacaataggtgtgagccaccatgtctggttcatttttaaagttttgtgcagatggggtcttgctatgcgactcaagctgctctcaaactcctgggctcaagcaatccttctgcttggcctctcaaagtgctcagattataggcatgagccttgccaaattaaaaaaaaaaaaactgtttgtagacgctggtctggaactcctggtcttgAGCGATCCTCAcccctcagcttctcaaagtgctaggattacaagtgtgagccaccatgcctagcttacTTTTCTTCAGaattaaaaaggtttttaaaaacccCTGTCCCGCCCCAGTCCTATCTCATCTCACTGAATGGCTCCCCCTTACATCTGCTTCCTAAAAACAAAGTCCTGGCTGTCATCCTTGGTGACTCGTTTCCTCCCATCCCACCTTGGATCCATCAGCATTTATCCACTCACTAACTCCaagatttattaagcatctactggGGCCAGGCATTAAATCCCCCATGGACCAAGCACAGCACAGATACCTGAGGGGAAAGGGAACAAAAATACCCAGggtcggctgggtgcggtggctcacgcctgtaatcccagaactttgggaggccaagacgggcggatccctgaggtcaggagttcaagaccagcctggccaacatggtgaaaccccatttctactaaaaacacaaaaattagccgggcgtggtggtatacgcctgtagtcccagctacttgggaggctggggcaggagaatcgcttgaacccaggaggcggaggttgcagtgagccgagatggcaccactgcactccagcctgggtgacaagagcaaaactctgccccTGCCCCCGCCAAAAAATACCCAGGATCAGAACCTGCTGTGGCTGACCCTATCAGTTCCTTCACAGTTGGCCCTCCTCCTCTCACCTCTCTACCTCCGCACACACCTGAGACATGCCTGGCAGCCATGCTGGCCTCTGTCCTTCCTGGAACATTCCAGGAAACATTCCAGGATGCTCCCCCAGGGTCCAGCTTGGCTTTAGGGGTTCGCCCATTTTTGCCTAGAATGCTCTCTCACCAGATTTTTGCATGGCGCACCCTCTCTTCTTCAAGCCATCAAACATCACCTCTGCGAGGCCCTCCGACCACTATATTTGAAATTATGACACCCCCATGCCCAGTGCTGCCAGCCCTTTGCCCCACTTCGCTTTCTCCTAACCACTTGACTTCCTGACTGTGTTGATCGTCTTTCTTCCCCAACTAGAATGCAACCCTCATGAGGACGGGGACTTGGCTGTTTTTCTCACTGCTACACCCTGGGTCAACAGTCTTGGGATACAGTAgctggtcaataaatatttgatgactgACTCCATACAACCCCACTGTAAGGTGAGTCCTATtctccttcattttacagatctCTCCCAAGGTTCAGAGAGgagaggtgacttgcccaagaccacacagcaaaCATGGCAGTGCAGGCCGCTGGCCTGTCCTCACAGAGGAGCCTCCCATTATTCCTCCAGGAAGTCAGACAGATcaaggtttgaatcctggctctgcccttgCTGGCTTCCTGGCCAAATTGTTACCTTCCTGGATAAGCCTTTTTGCTCTCTGATTCTTACTCTCCTCAGCCCTCCCTAAAAGGAGGACTGAATGAGGTAGTGCCACAGGGTGTGTGCCTCATGAGAGGGGAGCCCCAAAACCCTCCACTGCTGTCCCCCTGGGGTGCAGGCCCACCTTGACCTGGGCATAGaagctgcccaggctgcagcacaCGCGGCACTCGAGCATGGCGTCATCATTGTTGTGGGCGTAGCGCAGGGCCTTCTCGAAGCTCTCCAGGGCCTTCTGGAAGACGCTGAGGCCCAGGAAGGCATTGCCCATGCTCAGGCTGACCTGGCCTCCGAGCTGGGCACCTGCCCTGGTACCAGGCAGCCCAAGGCAGGTCTTGCAGTAGGAGATGGTCTTGTGAAACTCGCACAGCTTCTCGTTGCTGCGTGCCAGGTTCAGGTAGCTCTCCAGGAGGAAGTCGGCATCCTCCAGCTCCCGGGCCGTGTCGATCTGGACCACAGCGAACTGCACACCGCGACGGTGGGCAGGTGGTGCTCAGCCTGGACTCTGAGCCTTGGACCCCAGCCTGCACTGCAGGCTCAGACCTGGAGGCCCCACACCCACCCCCCAGCCTCACACCCAAAGCAGCAGATCCCAAAGCTTCAGACCCAGAGCTTCTACCCGCCAGCCTCAGCTACCTTCGCTACACCCCAGCCTCACCTCCCAAGCTCAGGCTCGCAGCCTTCACCTTCTATCCCAAGCCTCAGATCTGGAGTctccaccacccacccacccccagccgCAACCCTGGAGCCCACACCCCGCCAGGCTCAGATACAGAACACCAGACAGGAAGGCTGAAACCTACAATGGGCTTGAGACCCACAAACCCTCGACCCTGAGGCTGGAGAACCTCAGTCTCAGAGACTCGGGCACCACAGTTCAAGGCCACAGGCCTGAATCTGATGCCAAGACTCAGTATCTAAGACTCAGGGCCTTAGATATAAATTCAGAGCCTCGGGCCCTGGCTGCCAGCCTGTGGGACACAGGGGAACCCGAGGAGGCCGAGAGGGGACTGGGGAGCCTGGGTGACATCCAGCCCCAGCCTGACCCTCGAACGCCCCCAGGCCGGGTAGACCCACCTTCAGCATCTCCTTGTAGCGGCCCATCTCCGAGTGGGCCGTGACCAGGCAGCCCAGCACGCGGAAGCGCCCCATGAGGTCCGAGCTCTTCTCCAGCACCTTTGTCCACACCTGCAATGCCTTCTCTGTCTGGTTGGACTGGTACAGCTGGAGCCCCTTCTCGATCTGCTGCTTGGTCTGGTCCTGCCCCATCCTCCCCAAGCCCTGTGCCCCACGTGGGGTGATCCCTGGTGGCTCCGTGCTTCTAGGCACTCATGGGGCAGGAATCACAGTGCCAGCTGCCTCCCGAAACATGGGAACAAAAGCAGCATCGGGTGGGAGCCGGAGTGGGGCCTGGATGGAGAGCAGGCGCCACCCTGGGAACAAAGCTGGTTCAGCCTGTCTGCAGCTGTCGCTGCCAGTTGGGGCCACATGGCCTCTGAGGAATGTCAGCAGCAAGGTCATGTGGGCCTCTGCTGCACCCACCCACGAGCTGGGACGTGGCTTCCCTGAGCATACAGGCACCTTGCCACCTGGGCACCCCCTTGGGCGTCCCTTCGGCACCTCCGACACTGACCCTGACCGCCCTGGCAGCACGGGCCCTCCCAGCAGCCTTACCAAGGGGCCAGCTCCAGCAAGTGGGCAGGCCTTGGGCCAGAGGTGCTTGGGGGAAGGAGAGCGAGGCTGGACCTGCAGGTCCGGAGAAGCCAGGTGAGCGCCCAGCCCTGCTTCTCCCCCATCAAGACACCCCCGACCGCAGCATCCCCTGGCTCTGTTCCTGAAATTCACTGAGCACCGTGGGTCACTCATCCAGGCCCAGGCTGACACCATTCACCAACTCTCACCTTAGAGAGTCTGGGAAAGACCTCCAGCTGGTGAAAGGCCTGAGCTCTAGCCTGGCTTCCTTCGAACTCCCAGTGGGACCCTAGCCAAGTGACCTGGCACCGTGGACTGAAGAGAGGAATGGTACCTGGCTCACTGGACTGCTATGAGAACTCAATGACGAAAGAGTTGAGAAGGACTTAGGACAGTGCCCGGCACAGGAAACCCCGTATGTGCTGCAAGAGGCTATTTTGCTCCATGGCAAATCCCCACCCGGGCCAGAACTCAGCCCTTGAAGTTTCAATGTCTCACTTCCAATCCCAACCCCGGGCTGAAAGGATCCTCATAATGAGATTTAACACCAGATACTGTGGAGAAGGGCAAGGTCTTATGTAGTATTGGGGCCCCCGCTAGCAGGCCAGCTCATCCAGCccccctttctcctctctctgcatGCCAGCCTTCTTCCTGCCCCAGGGCAAAAGTTTATCCTTTCTGGCTGggcaattcagtggtttttagtatattcacagagatgCACATTAATTGccactaattccagaacattttaatCACCCCAAAAAGGAGACGCACACCCATCAGCAGTTACACCACTCCATTCCCCACCTTGATATGACTGAATCATGTCCCCCCGCAACCAAACGCATATGTTTAAGTCCTAACACTCAGTATCTCATAAGGTGACtgtctttggagacagggtctttaaagggtaattaaggtaaaatgaagtCACATGGTACTTCATCCAGTTAAGACTGGTATCCCCTcccccctttttttgagacagggtctcactctgtcacctaggctggagtgcagtggtgcagtcacagctcactgcaacctctacctcctaggctcaagtgaccctcccacctcagtctcctgggtagctgagaccacagctgtctagtttttgtagagatgggtttcaccatgttgcccaggctggtcttgaactcctggaggtggaggtttcagtgagccgtgattgtgccactgcactccagcctgagcaccagagcaagaccttgtctcaaaaaataaataaacaataaatttttatttttaaaaattattttatttctgagacggagttttgctcttgttgcataggctggagtgcagtggcacaatctcagctcactgagacttctacctcccgggttcaagcaattctcctgcctcagcctcccaagtagctgggatgacaggtgtatgccaccacgcctggctaagtttttgtatttagtagagacagggtttcaccatgttggtcaggctggtcttgaactcctgacctcagttgatccacctgcctcagagcctcccaaagtattggggttataggcgtgagccaccatgcctgaccacaatacttttttttgagacactttccctctgtcacccaggctggagtgcggtggtgccatcttggcacactgcaaccttcacctcccaggttcaaatgattctcctgcctcagcctcccgagtagctgggattacagctgcgcactaccacacctggctaatttttgtatttttagtagagacggggtttcaccatgttggtcaggctggtctggaactcctgacttcgtgatctgcccacctctgcctcccaaagtgttgggattacaggcgtgagcccccgcacctggcccacaataaatgtttaaaaaggacACAGTCACATAGAAGAAGAGcacgtgaagacacagggagaagatggctatCTACAAGCCCAGGAGCAAGGCCGTAGAATGAAACCAACTCTGCCaattccttgatcttggacttctagcgtccagaactgtgagaaaataaatttctgttatttaagccacctggTGTCTATGGACCTGTCTATTGTGGACCCTTCACAggaatagaatcatacaatatgtggtcatctgtgactggcttctttaacttggtataatgttttcaagattcaacTATGTTTTCAACCGTATCAGAACTTCATTACTTATTGTGGTTGGTTAATACTCATTGTCTGGATATACATTTTATTGATTCAGcagttaatgggcatttgggttgtttcatttttggctactgtgaataatgatgCTATAAAAATTCATGTACAAATTGGGCtgggcgcgcctgtaatcccagcacactaggaggctgaagcaggcagatcacttgagcccaggagttggagaccagcctgggaaacatagcgagaccccatatctacaaaaaatacaaaaaaaaaaaaaaaattagctgggtgtggtggtgcacagctgtggtcccagctactcacgaggctgaggcaggagaatcgcttgagcctaggagctcagactgcagtgagccgcaatcatgccactacactccagcctgggtgacagagcgagaccctgtttcaaaaaaataaaaaattcatgtacatgtagctggcattacaggcaatgccaccacgcccagctaatttttatatttttagtagagacggggtttcaccatgttggccaggctggtttcgaactcctgtgctcaagtgatcagctggcctcagcatcccaaagtgctgggattacaggcgtgagccaccatgcccagcctctctataattttatattagtgAGGTTGTTTGCTGAATGTCTTTATTCTTCACTCAAATGAGGTCATATGGCTGGGCCCTAACCCAGGGCAGGACTTTGTCTCCTTCATTACTGACTGTATTCCCAGAGCAAGGCCCGGCACACTGTGGCCCCTCAATAAATGTCAAATATCGGTGAATGGCGAAGAAGGGGAGGAAAGACGGCTTCACCGGGACATTCAGAGCAACTACACGGCCTGCTTCCTGAGAGCCCAGCGGGTCAGAGGGGGCGCTCTGGGGGTCAGAAGGCAAATGC is a window of Gorilla gorilla gorilla isolate KB3781 chromosome 9, NHGRI_mGorGor1-v2.1_pri, whole genome shotgun sequence DNA encoding:
- the RAPSN gene encoding 43 kDa receptor-associated protein of the synapse, encoding MGQDQTKQQIEKGLQLYQSNQTEKALQVWTKVLEKSSDLMGRFRVLGCLVTAHSEMGRYKEMLKFAVVQIDTARELEDADFLLESYLNLARSNEKLCEFHKTISYCKTCLGLPGTRAGAQLGGQVSLSMGNAFLGLSVFQKALESFEKALRYAHNNDDAMLECRVCCSLGSFYAQVKDYEKALFFPCKAAELVNNYGKGWSLKYRAMSQYHMAVAYRLLGHLGSAMECCEESMKIALQHGDRPLQALCLLCFADIHRSRGDLETAFPRYDSAMSIMTEIGNRLGQVQALLGVAKCWVARKALDKALDAIERAQDLAEEVGNKLSQLKLHCLSESIYRSKGLQRELRAHVVRFHECVEEMELYCGLCGESIGEKNSRLQALPCSHIFHLRCLQNNGTRSCPNCRRSSMKPGFV